One segment of Balaenoptera ricei isolate mBalRic1 chromosome 8, mBalRic1.hap2, whole genome shotgun sequence DNA contains the following:
- the RCE1 gene encoding CAAX prenyl protease 2 isoform X2: MAALGGDGLRLLSVSRPERQPESAALGGPGPGLCCWVSVFSCLSLACSYVGSLYVWKSELPRDHPAVIKRRFTSVLVVSSLSPLCVLLWRELTGIQPGTSLLTLMGFRLEGIFPAALLPLLLTMILFLGPLMQLSMDCSCDLADGLKVVLAPRSWARCLTDMRWLRNQVIAPLTEELVFRACMLPMLAPCTGLGPAVFTCPLFFGVAHFHHIFEQLRFRQSSVGSIFLSAAFQFSYTAVFGAYTAFLFIRTGHLIGPVLCHSFCNYMGFPAVCAALEHPQRWPLLAGYALGVGLFLLLLQPLTDPKLYGSLPLCVLLERAGDSEAPLCS, encoded by the exons ATGGCGGCGCTGGGCGGGGATGGGCTTCGCCTGCTGTCGGTGTCGCGGCCGGAGCGGCAGCCCGAGTCGGCGGCTCTGGGCGGTCCAGGCCCCGGTTTGTGCTGCTGGGTGTCCGTGTTCTCTTGTCTCAGCCTCGCCTGCTCCTATGTGGGCAGCCTCTACGTCTGGAAGAGCGAGCTGCCCAG GGACCATCCTGCCGTCATCAAGCGGCGCTTCACCAGTGTCCTGGTAGTGTCAAGTCTCTCGCCCCTCTGCGTGCTACTCTGGAGGGAACTTACAGGCATCCAG CCAGGCACATCCCTGCTCACCCTGATGGGATTCAGGCTGGAGGGCATTTTTCCAGCAGCGCTGCTGCCCCTGCTGCTGACCATG ATCCTTTTCCTGGGCCCACTGATGCAGCTCTCTATGGATTGCTCCTGTGACCTGGCAGATGGGTTGAAGGTTGTCCTAG CCCCTCGCTCCTGGGCCCGCTGCCTCACAGACATGCGCTGGCTGCGGAACCAAGTGATCGCCCCCCTGACAGAGGAGCTGGTGTTCCGGGCCTGCATGCTGCCCATGTTAGCACCGTGCACAGGCCTGGGCCCTGCTGTGTTCACCTGCCCACTCTTCTTTGGAGTTG CCCATTTTCACCACATTTTTGAGCAGCTTCGTTTCCGCCAGAGCAGTGTGGGGAGCATCTTCTTGTCTGCAG CGTTCCAGTTCTCCTACACAGCTGTCTTCGGTGCCTACACTGCTTTCCTCTTCATTCGCACAG gaCACCTGATTGGGCCGGTTCTCTGCCACTCCTTCTGCAATTACATGGGCTTTCCTGCCGTATGTGCAGCCCTGGAGCATCCGCAGAGGTGGCCCCTGCTGGCAGGCTATGCCCTGGGTGTGGGActcttcctgcttctgctccAGCCCCTCACGGACCCTAAGCTCTACGGCAGCCTTCCCCTTTGTGTGCTTTTGGAGCGGGCAGGGGACTCAGAGGCTCCCCTGTGCTCCTGA
- the RCE1 gene encoding CAAX prenyl protease 2 isoform X3, giving the protein MAALGGDGLRLLSVSRPERQPESAALGGPGPGLCCWVSVFSCLSLACSYVGSLYVWKSELPRDHPAVIKRRFTSVLVVSSLSPLCVLLWRELTGIQPGTSLLTLMGFRLEGIFPAALLPLLLTMILFLGPLMQLSMDCSCDLADGLKVVLAPRSWARCLTDMRWLRNQVIAPLTEELVFRACMLPMLAPCTGLGPAVFTCPLFFGVAHFHHIFEQLRFRQSSVGSIFLSAGHLIGPVLCHSFCNYMGFPAVCAALEHPQRWPLLAGYALGVGLFLLLLQPLTDPKLYGSLPLCVLLERAGDSEAPLCS; this is encoded by the exons ATGGCGGCGCTGGGCGGGGATGGGCTTCGCCTGCTGTCGGTGTCGCGGCCGGAGCGGCAGCCCGAGTCGGCGGCTCTGGGCGGTCCAGGCCCCGGTTTGTGCTGCTGGGTGTCCGTGTTCTCTTGTCTCAGCCTCGCCTGCTCCTATGTGGGCAGCCTCTACGTCTGGAAGAGCGAGCTGCCCAG GGACCATCCTGCCGTCATCAAGCGGCGCTTCACCAGTGTCCTGGTAGTGTCAAGTCTCTCGCCCCTCTGCGTGCTACTCTGGAGGGAACTTACAGGCATCCAG CCAGGCACATCCCTGCTCACCCTGATGGGATTCAGGCTGGAGGGCATTTTTCCAGCAGCGCTGCTGCCCCTGCTGCTGACCATG ATCCTTTTCCTGGGCCCACTGATGCAGCTCTCTATGGATTGCTCCTGTGACCTGGCAGATGGGTTGAAGGTTGTCCTAG CCCCTCGCTCCTGGGCCCGCTGCCTCACAGACATGCGCTGGCTGCGGAACCAAGTGATCGCCCCCCTGACAGAGGAGCTGGTGTTCCGGGCCTGCATGCTGCCCATGTTAGCACCGTGCACAGGCCTGGGCCCTGCTGTGTTCACCTGCCCACTCTTCTTTGGAGTTG CCCATTTTCACCACATTTTTGAGCAGCTTCGTTTCCGCCAGAGCAGTGTGGGGAGCATCTTCTTGTCTGCAG gaCACCTGATTGGGCCGGTTCTCTGCCACTCCTTCTGCAATTACATGGGCTTTCCTGCCGTATGTGCAGCCCTGGAGCATCCGCAGAGGTGGCCCCTGCTGGCAGGCTATGCCCTGGGTGTGGGActcttcctgcttctgctccAGCCCCTCACGGACCCTAAGCTCTACGGCAGCCTTCCCCTTTGTGTGCTTTTGGAGCGGGCAGGGGACTCAGAGGCTCCCCTGTGCTCCTGA